One segment of Patulibacter sp. SYSU D01012 DNA contains the following:
- a CDS encoding dihydroorotate dehydrogenase: protein MSPAADGPGRTLAGVALEHPLLNAAGTARTLDEVARLARSAVAAVTVGSYTLGERAGNGGEVYASREGYAVNALGMPNRGAAQLREELPRMAELAHAGGKPLVVSVAGFAPGEYGELAGLAAAGGADLVELNLGCPNVWDDGAQKRIASFDPALVAASVAAAADASVPVGVKLSPLADPVLLAEVAAAVGASTARFVVSCNTFPNGLALRPDGRPALDVRFGGVSGGAMKPIVLGQVAQLRAALPHAVDVVGVGGVRRGSDVHDLLQVGATAVGLATAFWDRGEDPAVFGDLLADWVA, encoded by the coding sequence GTGAGCCCCGCGGCCGACGGTCCCGGGCGCACGCTCGCGGGCGTCGCGCTCGAGCACCCGCTGCTGAACGCGGCGGGGACGGCGCGCACGCTCGACGAGGTGGCGCGCCTGGCCCGCTCGGCCGTCGCCGCCGTCACCGTCGGCTCGTACACCCTGGGGGAGCGGGCCGGCAACGGCGGCGAGGTGTACGCCTCGCGCGAGGGCTACGCCGTCAACGCGCTGGGCATGCCCAACCGCGGGGCCGCGCAGCTGCGCGAGGAGCTGCCGCGGATGGCCGAGCTGGCCCACGCGGGCGGCAAGCCGCTCGTCGTCTCGGTGGCGGGGTTCGCGCCGGGCGAGTACGGCGAGCTGGCCGGGCTCGCCGCCGCGGGCGGGGCCGACCTCGTCGAGCTCAACCTGGGCTGCCCGAACGTCTGGGACGACGGGGCACAGAAGCGGATCGCCTCGTTCGACCCGGCGCTCGTCGCGGCGAGCGTCGCCGCGGCGGCGGACGCGAGCGTCCCGGTCGGGGTGAAGCTCTCGCCGCTCGCCGACCCGGTGCTGCTCGCCGAGGTGGCCGCGGCGGTCGGCGCGTCGACCGCGCGCTTCGTGGTCTCGTGCAACACCTTCCCGAACGGGCTGGCCCTGCGGCCGGACGGCCGGCCGGCGCTCGACGTGCGCTTCGGCGGGGTCTCGGGCGGGGCGATGAAGCCGATCGTGCTCGGCCAGGTCGCGCAGCTCCGGGCGGCGCTCCCGCACGCCGTCGACGTCGTCGGCGTCGGCGGCGTCCGGCGGGGGAGCGACGTGCACGATCTGCTGCAGGTCGGGGCCACGGCGGTCGGGCTCGCGACGGCGTTCTGGGACCGCGGCGAGGACCCCGCGGTGTTCGGCGACCTGCTCGCCGACTGGGTCGCCTGA
- the carB gene encoding carbamoyl-phosphate synthase large subunit, translating to MPRRTDIRRIMILGSGPIVIGQAAEFDYSGAQACKVLREDGFEVVLVNSNPATIMTDPEFAERTYVEPLLPGPVAKIIAKERPDALLPTLGGQTALNLAKALHEDGTLEKYGVELIGANYDAINCAEDRDLFAQAMAKAGLKMPASMIVRGRENDAADGAKLPQEQIDRQIAEALATTGLPAIVRPAFTLGGRGGGIARTEDEFRQIVRGGIDASPIGQVLVDQSVLGWGEYELEVMRDNGDNVVIVCSIENIDPMGVHTGDSVTVAPQQTLTDRLYQQLRDQAIAVIRAVGVETGGSNVQFAVNPETEEILIIEMNPRVSRSSALASKATGFPIAKIAARLAVGYRLDEITNDITRATPAAFEPTIDYVVVKWPRFAFEKFPGVDERLSTHMKSVGEAMAIGRTFGQAFAKALRSRELDARPQIADDATVEQLVERLREPRTERYDVLLEAIRRGATDAQLHEATKIDPWYLDEFRRIALGDDPTPSGDATLVRTYKSVDTCAAEFAAETPYFYSGWERPGPDGPRHEVDRGDNASVVILGAGPNRIGQGIEFDYCCVHAAMTVRGSGRDAVMVNCNPETVSTDYDTSNRLYFEPLTLEDVLGVIEVERPEGVIVQFGGQTPLRLAQGLQDAGVTILGTSVEAIDRAEDRGAFGEVLAKLGFQAPPYATARDLDGAIAAADEVGFPLLVRPSYVLGGRAMEIVYDVDGLRDYLVREADTTHGRDIFLDRFLENAIEVDVDALCDGDDVWVGGIMQHVEEAGIHSGDSACALPPFSLSTAMVDRIREQTRGIALELGVRGLINIQFAVYGDELYVIEANPRASRTVPFVSKAIGVPLAKMAVRIMLGERIADLDLPGRDGIEGLHHVAVKEAVLPFDRFVGSDALLGPEMRSTGEVMGVADDFPSAFAKASAAAGSPLPSAGTVFISVTDADKAEALRVARRFHEEGFRLAATEGTQRAIVGAGLPCELVSKLRDADGPTAVSEIASGEVALVLNTPTGSGARTDGYAIRRAAITAGVPCLTTVAAANAAVEAIAAARESEPGVVALQELGA from the coding sequence ATGCCGCGCCGCACCGACATCCGCCGGATCATGATCCTGGGCTCCGGCCCGATCGTGATCGGACAGGCCGCCGAGTTCGACTACTCTGGCGCCCAGGCCTGCAAGGTCCTGCGCGAGGACGGCTTCGAGGTCGTCCTGGTCAACTCGAACCCGGCGACGATCATGACCGACCCGGAGTTCGCGGAGCGGACGTACGTCGAGCCGCTGCTGCCGGGCCCCGTCGCGAAGATCATCGCGAAGGAGCGCCCCGACGCGCTGCTCCCGACCCTCGGCGGGCAGACGGCGCTGAACCTGGCGAAGGCGCTGCACGAGGACGGCACGCTCGAGAAGTACGGCGTCGAGCTGATCGGCGCCAACTACGACGCGATCAACTGCGCCGAGGACCGCGACCTGTTCGCGCAGGCGATGGCGAAGGCCGGGCTGAAGATGCCCGCGTCGATGATCGTGCGCGGCCGCGAGAACGACGCGGCGGACGGCGCGAAGCTGCCGCAGGAGCAGATCGACCGGCAGATCGCCGAGGCGCTCGCGACGACCGGGCTGCCGGCGATCGTGCGCCCGGCCTTCACGCTCGGCGGTCGCGGCGGCGGCATCGCCCGGACCGAGGACGAGTTCCGGCAGATCGTCCGCGGCGGCATCGACGCCTCGCCGATCGGCCAGGTGCTCGTCGACCAGTCCGTCCTGGGCTGGGGCGAGTACGAGCTCGAGGTCATGCGCGACAACGGCGACAACGTCGTCATCGTCTGCTCCATCGAGAACATCGACCCGATGGGCGTCCACACGGGCGACTCCGTCACCGTCGCGCCGCAGCAGACGCTGACCGACCGGCTGTACCAGCAGCTCCGCGACCAGGCGATCGCCGTCATCCGGGCGGTGGGCGTCGAGACCGGCGGGTCGAACGTGCAGTTCGCGGTCAACCCGGAGACCGAGGAGATCCTCATCATCGAGATGAATCCCCGCGTCTCCCGCTCCTCCGCCCTGGCGTCGAAGGCCACCGGCTTCCCGATCGCGAAGATCGCCGCCCGCCTGGCCGTCGGCTACCGGCTCGACGAGATCACGAACGACATCACCCGCGCGACGCCGGCCGCCTTCGAGCCGACGATCGACTACGTGGTCGTGAAGTGGCCGCGGTTCGCGTTCGAGAAGTTCCCCGGCGTCGACGAGCGCCTGTCGACGCACATGAAGTCCGTCGGCGAGGCGATGGCCATCGGCCGCACGTTCGGGCAGGCGTTCGCGAAGGCCCTGCGCTCGCGCGAGCTCGACGCCCGGCCGCAGATCGCCGACGACGCGACGGTCGAGCAGCTCGTCGAGCGCCTGCGCGAGCCGCGGACGGAGCGCTACGACGTGCTGCTCGAGGCGATCCGGCGCGGCGCGACGGACGCCCAGCTGCACGAGGCGACGAAGATCGACCCGTGGTACCTGGACGAGTTCCGGCGGATCGCGCTCGGCGACGACCCGACGCCGTCCGGCGACGCCACGCTCGTCCGCACCTACAAGTCGGTCGACACCTGCGCGGCCGAGTTCGCCGCCGAGACGCCGTACTTCTACTCCGGCTGGGAGCGCCCGGGCCCCGACGGCCCGCGGCACGAGGTCGACCGCGGGGACAACGCCTCGGTCGTCATCCTCGGCGCCGGCCCCAACCGCATCGGCCAGGGCATCGAGTTCGACTACTGCTGCGTGCACGCCGCGATGACGGTCCGCGGGTCGGGCCGCGACGCGGTGATGGTCAACTGCAACCCCGAGACGGTCTCGACGGACTACGACACGTCCAACCGGCTGTACTTCGAGCCGCTGACGCTCGAGGACGTGCTCGGGGTCATCGAGGTCGAGCGGCCCGAGGGCGTCATCGTCCAGTTCGGCGGCCAGACCCCGCTGCGCCTGGCGCAGGGCCTGCAGGACGCCGGGGTGACGATCCTCGGCACGAGCGTCGAGGCGATCGACCGGGCGGAGGACCGCGGCGCGTTCGGCGAGGTGCTCGCGAAGCTCGGCTTCCAGGCGCCGCCCTACGCGACCGCCCGCGACCTGGACGGCGCGATCGCCGCGGCGGACGAGGTCGGCTTCCCGCTGCTCGTCCGCCCGTCCTACGTGCTCGGCGGCCGCGCGATGGAGATCGTCTACGACGTCGACGGCCTGCGCGACTACCTCGTGCGTGAGGCCGACACGACGCACGGCCGCGACATCTTCCTCGACCGCTTCCTGGAGAACGCGATCGAGGTCGACGTCGACGCGCTCTGCGACGGCGACGACGTGTGGGTCGGCGGCATCATGCAGCACGTCGAGGAGGCCGGCATCCACTCCGGCGACTCGGCCTGCGCGCTGCCGCCCTTCTCGCTCTCGACGGCGATGGTCGACCGCATCCGCGAGCAGACGCGCGGCATCGCGCTCGAGCTCGGCGTGCGCGGGCTGATCAACATCCAGTTCGCGGTCTACGGCGACGAGCTGTACGTCATCGAGGCCAACCCGCGGGCGTCGCGCACCGTCCCCTTCGTCTCGAAGGCGATCGGCGTGCCGCTGGCGAAGATGGCCGTGCGGATCATGCTCGGCGAGCGGATCGCGGACCTGGACCTGCCGGGCCGCGACGGGATCGAGGGCCTGCACCACGTCGCGGTGAAGGAGGCGGTGCTGCCGTTCGACCGCTTCGTCGGCTCGGACGCGCTGCTCGGACCGGAGATGCGCTCGACCGGCGAGGTCATGGGCGTCGCGGACGACTTCCCGTCCGCGTTCGCGAAGGCCTCCGCGGCGGCGGGCTCGCCGCTGCCGAGCGCCGGCACCGTGTTCATCTCGGTGACGGACGCCGACAAGGCCGAGGCCCTGCGCGTGGCCCGGCGCTTCCACGAGGAGGGCTTCCGACTGGCGGCGACGGAGGGCACGCAGCGTGCGATCGTCGGCGCGGGCCTGCCGTGCGAGCTGGTCTCGAAGCTGCGCGACGCCGACGGTCCGACGGCCGTCTCGGAGATCGCCTCGGGCGAGGTCGCGCTCGTGCTCAACACCCCGACCGGCTCGGGCGCGCGCACGGACGGCTACGCGATCCGCCGCGCGGCGATCACCGCGGGCGTCCCGTGCCTGACGACGGTCGCCGCCGCGAACGCCGCGGTCGAGGCGATCGCCGCGGCCCGCGAGTCCGAGCCGGGCGTGGTCGCCCTGCAGGAGCTCGGCGCGTGA
- the carA gene encoding glutamine-hydrolyzing carbamoyl-phosphate synthase small subunit codes for MTTETRAAAAYLLLEDGTRFDGVSCGADLEDAARPTGEVVFTTGMSGYQESVTDPSFAGQLIVFTYPHIGNYGVHAAAMESDRIHARAVVMREAVDRDDAPRAEQGWLSWLTEHGIPAISGVDTRALVRHIRDKGAMRGGLFAASTPDADALARVQAEPAMAGQDLASTVTPAEAHVVGAENVDGPLVAAIDTGIKRSIVDELVARGARVRLHPLSDGPDAVLAGDPDAVFLANGPGDPGAVEHVVDTIRGVLGQKPVFGICMGHQLLCRAVGLETYKLPFGHRGGNHPVKDLTTGRVEITSQNHGFAVQTPDGTGRIEGDEPVRWDTDFGPAELSHLNLYDRTVEGLVLPEANAATVQYHPEAAPGPNDASYLFDRFLDRIREHGDGASLADVNRQTGEAAAARAGAALPDTPANDQPETTA; via the coding sequence ATGACCACGGAGACCCGGGCCGCCGCGGCCTACCTGCTGCTCGAGGACGGCACCCGATTCGACGGCGTCTCGTGCGGCGCCGATCTGGAGGACGCGGCCCGTCCGACGGGCGAGGTCGTCTTCACCACCGGCATGTCCGGCTACCAGGAGTCGGTGACCGACCCGTCCTTCGCGGGGCAGCTCATCGTCTTCACGTACCCGCACATCGGCAACTACGGCGTGCACGCCGCGGCGATGGAGTCCGACCGCATCCACGCCCGCGCGGTCGTGATGCGCGAGGCCGTCGACCGCGACGACGCGCCGCGGGCCGAGCAGGGCTGGCTGTCCTGGCTGACCGAGCACGGGATCCCGGCGATCTCGGGCGTGGACACCCGGGCGCTCGTGCGCCACATCCGCGACAAGGGCGCGATGCGCGGCGGGCTCTTCGCCGCGAGCACCCCCGACGCCGACGCGCTCGCCCGCGTCCAGGCCGAGCCCGCGATGGCCGGGCAGGACCTGGCGTCCACGGTCACGCCGGCCGAGGCGCACGTCGTCGGCGCCGAGAACGTCGACGGGCCGCTCGTCGCCGCGATCGACACCGGGATCAAGCGCTCCATCGTCGACGAGCTCGTCGCCCGCGGCGCGCGGGTGCGCCTGCACCCGCTGTCCGACGGCCCCGACGCCGTCCTCGCGGGCGACCCGGACGCGGTCTTCCTGGCGAACGGCCCCGGCGACCCGGGCGCCGTCGAGCACGTCGTCGACACGATCCGCGGGGTGCTCGGGCAGAAGCCGGTCTTCGGCATCTGCATGGGCCACCAGCTGCTCTGCCGCGCCGTCGGCCTGGAGACGTACAAGCTGCCCTTCGGCCACCGCGGCGGCAACCACCCGGTGAAGGACCTGACGACCGGACGCGTCGAGATCACGAGCCAGAACCACGGCTTCGCGGTGCAGACGCCGGACGGCACCGGCCGCATCGAGGGCGACGAGCCCGTGCGGTGGGACACCGACTTCGGCCCCGCCGAGCTCTCGCACCTGAACCTGTACGACCGCACCGTCGAGGGCCTGGTGCTGCCCGAGGCGAACGCCGCCACGGTCCAGTACCACCCCGAGGCCGCGCCGGGCCCGAACGACGCGAGCTACCTGTTCGACCGCTTCCTCGACCGGATCCGGGAGCACGGTGACGGGGCGTCCCTCGCGGACGTCAACCGCCAGACCGGCGAGGCCGCCGCCGCCCGCGCTGGCGCCGCGCTCCCGGACACCCCCGCCAACGACCAGCCGGAGACCACCGCCTGA
- a CDS encoding isochorismatase family protein, producing the protein MSEPHALSALQADRTALVVVDLQEAFREHVDGFARVAERTVRAVRGAALLGLPVVVTEQYPQGLGGTIAEVVDVLPEGTPRLAKTVFSGARAEGFHLAGRDRVVLVGIEAHVCVQATALDLLRQGLVVHVAGDAVGSRTAEDREAGLTRVARAGALVGTTESILLELTGDARAPQFKSIQELIR; encoded by the coding sequence ATGAGCGAGCCGCACGCCCTGTCCGCGCTGCAGGCGGACCGCACCGCGCTCGTCGTCGTCGACCTGCAGGAGGCGTTCCGCGAGCACGTCGACGGCTTCGCGCGGGTCGCGGAGCGCACCGTCCGCGCCGTGCGCGGCGCCGCCCTCCTCGGCCTGCCCGTCGTCGTCACGGAGCAGTACCCGCAGGGGCTCGGCGGGACGATCGCCGAGGTCGTCGACGTCCTGCCCGAGGGCACCCCGCGCCTGGCGAAGACCGTCTTCTCCGGCGCCCGTGCCGAGGGCTTCCACCTGGCCGGCCGCGACCGCGTCGTGCTGGTGGGCATCGAGGCGCACGTGTGCGTCCAGGCGACGGCGCTGGACCTGCTGCGGCAGGGCCTCGTCGTCCACGTCGCCGGCGACGCCGTCGGCTCCCGCACCGCCGAGGACCGCGAGGCGGGCCTCACGCGCGTGGCACGGGCCGGCGCGCTCGTCGGCACCACAGAGAGCATCCTGCTGGAGCTCACGGGCGACGCCCGGGCCCCGCAGTTCAAGTCGATCCAGGAGCTGATCCGATGA
- a CDS encoding dihydroorotase, protein MSLDPLVRAPSADADVLLRRVHVLDPRAGIDAPHDVLVRDGLIAAIGEPGGLQPTGEQTEEIDGTGLHLFPGFVDPHVHLRTPGQEHKEDLETGTRSAAAGGYCAVVAMPNTSPVVDSSSLLGSLRDLASRLARVPVGFTAAITRGLEGTHLTEMAELRQAGAVGFTDDGRPVTDAGVLRKALQYQRLCGGVIALHEEDPSLSAGGAMREGSVSARLGIAGVPWLSEATMVARDAEIAGYEDGRMHFQHLSCVASVDALRAGKARGFRVSGEASPHHLLLTHDDVRDLDTSMKMNPPLGFEEDRQALIDAVRDGTIETIATDHAPHARHEKELPFEQAPMGTTGLESAFAAVYSGLVRPGVLSLATVVDRLIGGAALMELPTPTVAVGARANLCLVDLEREWTVGEDGYESKSSNCCFHGRRVHGRVLLTLADGSVAYRERHFAVHAA, encoded by the coding sequence ATGAGCCTCGATCCCCTGGTGCGCGCGCCGTCGGCAGACGCCGACGTCCTGCTGCGCCGCGTCCACGTGCTCGACCCCCGCGCCGGGATCGACGCCCCGCACGACGTGCTCGTCCGCGACGGGCTGATCGCCGCGATCGGCGAGCCCGGCGGCCTGCAGCCCACCGGCGAGCAGACCGAGGAGATCGACGGCACGGGCCTGCACCTGTTCCCCGGCTTCGTCGACCCGCACGTGCACCTGCGCACGCCGGGGCAGGAGCACAAGGAGGACCTGGAGACGGGGACCCGCTCCGCGGCCGCCGGCGGCTACTGCGCCGTCGTCGCGATGCCGAACACCTCGCCGGTCGTGGACTCGAGCTCGCTGCTGGGGTCGCTCCGCGACCTGGCCTCGCGTCTGGCCCGCGTGCCGGTCGGCTTCACCGCCGCGATCACGCGCGGGCTCGAGGGCACCCACCTGACCGAGATGGCCGAGCTGCGCCAGGCCGGCGCCGTCGGCTTCACGGACGACGGCCGCCCCGTCACCGACGCCGGGGTGCTGCGCAAGGCGCTGCAGTACCAGCGGCTGTGCGGCGGCGTGATCGCCCTGCACGAGGAGGACCCGTCGCTGTCCGCCGGCGGCGCGATGCGCGAGGGCAGCGTCTCCGCGCGGCTGGGCATCGCCGGGGTGCCGTGGCTGTCCGAGGCCACGATGGTCGCGCGCGACGCCGAGATCGCCGGCTACGAGGACGGCCGGATGCACTTCCAGCACCTCTCCTGCGTCGCGTCCGTCGACGCCCTGCGGGCCGGGAAGGCGCGCGGGTTCCGCGTGTCCGGCGAGGCGTCGCCGCACCACCTGCTGCTCACGCACGACGACGTCCGCGACCTCGACACGTCGATGAAGATGAACCCGCCGCTCGGGTTCGAGGAGGACCGCCAGGCCCTCATCGACGCCGTGCGCGACGGCACGATCGAGACGATCGCCACGGACCACGCCCCGCACGCGCGGCACGAGAAGGAGCTGCCGTTCGAGCAGGCGCCGATGGGCACGACGGGCCTGGAGAGCGCGTTCGCCGCGGTCTACTCCGGGCTCGTGCGGCCGGGCGTGCTGTCGCTCGCGACGGTCGTCGACCGGCTGATCGGCGGCGCCGCGCTCATGGAGCTGCCGACGCCGACCGTCGCGGTCGGCGCGCGCGCCAACCTCTGCCTCGTCGACCTGGAGCGCGAGTGGACGGTGGGGGAGGACGGCTACGAGTCGAAGTCCTCCAACTGCTGCTTCCACGGCCGCCGGGTCCACGGCCGCGTCCTGCTGACGCTCGCCGACGGCTCCGTCGCCTACCGCGAGCGGCACTTCGCCGTCCACGCCGCATGA
- a CDS encoding aspartate carbamoyltransferase catalytic subunit — MRHLLSIEDLDRAAIERLCDRAATFAEVADRPIKKVPALRGRTVLNLFYESSTRTRSSFELAAKRLSADVVNFSASGSSVEKGESLRDTVQTLAAHRPHAIVVRTPWAGASKLVTQWTDAAIVNAGDGQHEHPTQALLDVYTLRSRLGTLDGLNVWIVGDVRHSRVARSLVLALQTMGAQVTVCGPPTLIPQDFGVLGCDVRYDLSGLGSADVVYALRMQNERMKQAYVPSLREYARAYQIDADRLGARQLLMHPGPVNRGVELAGDVVDGPQSLILDQVRAGVLVRMAVLYEVLAAGGGPTAPPAAPSADEPAPTPESA; from the coding sequence ATGAGGCACCTGCTGTCGATCGAGGATCTCGACCGGGCCGCCATCGAGCGGCTGTGCGACCGCGCCGCGACCTTCGCCGAGGTCGCCGACCGGCCGATCAAGAAGGTCCCCGCCCTGCGCGGCCGCACCGTCCTGAACCTCTTCTACGAGAGCTCGACGCGCACCCGCTCGAGCTTCGAGCTCGCCGCGAAGCGCCTGTCGGCCGACGTCGTCAACTTCTCGGCGAGCGGCTCGTCGGTCGAGAAGGGCGAGTCGCTCCGCGACACCGTCCAGACCCTGGCCGCGCACCGCCCGCACGCCATCGTCGTCCGCACCCCCTGGGCGGGGGCCTCGAAGCTCGTCACGCAGTGGACGGACGCGGCGATCGTCAACGCCGGCGACGGCCAGCACGAGCACCCCACGCAGGCGCTGCTCGACGTCTACACGCTGCGCAGCCGCCTCGGCACGCTCGACGGCCTGAACGTCTGGATCGTCGGCGACGTCCGCCACAGCCGGGTGGCCCGCTCGCTCGTGCTGGCGCTGCAGACGATGGGGGCGCAGGTGACCGTCTGCGGCCCCCCGACGCTGATCCCGCAGGACTTCGGCGTGCTCGGCTGCGACGTGCGCTACGACCTGTCGGGCCTGGGCTCCGCGGACGTCGTCTACGCGCTGCGGATGCAGAACGAGCGCATGAAGCAGGCCTACGTGCCGTCGCTGCGCGAGTACGCCCGGGCGTACCAGATCGACGCCGATCGTCTCGGCGCCCGCCAGCTGCTGATGCACCCCGGGCCGGTGAACCGCGGCGTCGAGCTGGCCGGCGACGTCGTCGACGGCCCGCAGTCCCTGATCCTCGACCAGGTCCGCGCCGGCGTCCTCGTGCGCATGGCGGTCCTGTACGAGGTCCTCGCCGCCGGCGGTGGGCCCACGGCCCCGCCCGCCGCCCCGTCCGCCGACGAGCCCGCCCCGACCCCGGAGTCCGCATGA
- the pyrR gene encoding bifunctional pyr operon transcriptional regulator/uracil phosphoribosyltransferase PyrR, which translates to MTAETTVLDGDDMARTLARIAHEIVEGHPDPAALVLVGIHTRGAILARRLQERLSALLDREVPLGDLDIAFYRDDLSTRTEEPVIHATHLEGIPLEGHSVVLVDDVLFTGRTIRAAIEALFDYGRPGRVQLAVLVDRGHRELPIRADYVGKNLPTSTAERVNVRVREHDGRDEVAIHRGGTPTGEAA; encoded by the coding sequence ATGACCGCAGAGACGACCGTCCTCGACGGCGACGACATGGCGCGCACCCTCGCGCGCATCGCCCACGAGATCGTGGAGGGGCACCCCGACCCCGCCGCCCTCGTGCTCGTCGGGATCCACACCCGCGGCGCCATCCTGGCCCGCCGACTGCAGGAGCGCCTGAGCGCGCTGCTCGACCGCGAGGTGCCGCTCGGCGACCTCGACATCGCGTTCTACCGGGACGACCTGTCGACCCGGACCGAGGAGCCGGTGATCCACGCCACCCACCTCGAGGGCATCCCGCTCGAGGGCCACTCCGTCGTCCTCGTCGACGACGTGCTCTTCACCGGTCGCACGATCCGCGCGGCCATCGAGGCGCTCTTCGACTACGGCCGCCCGGGTCGCGTCCAGCTGGCGGTCCTCGTCGACCGCGGGCACCGCGAGCTGCCGATCCGCGCGGACTACGTCGGCAAGAACCTGCCGACGTCGACCGCGGAGCGGGTCAACGTCCGCGTCCGCGAGCACGACGGCCGCGACGAGGTCGCCATCCACCGCGGCGGGACGCCGACCGGGGAGGCCGCATGA
- a CDS encoding ribonuclease Z yields the protein MNLEVLFVGTGGSAPTARRGLPALLVQRGGEHVLVDCGEGTQRQLMRSSGLVELDLVLLTHLHADHWLGLPGLLKTFDLRERARPLTVAGPVGTRAAVDALLTLFGRVRYPLEVVELEPGDELRRDGWSVDALGVQHRATALGYALVEDDRPGRFDVDAARALGITHPPDFGRLQRGEAVGDVTPEQVMGEKRYGRRVVVSGDTRPCDAVRAAAWRCDLLVHEATFTAEHAARARKTGHSTAAQAAALAAEAEVGLLALVHLSARHRPTEALAEARETFEHTVMPRDFDVVDVPFPERGDPVLHAGAGRAARPGGDDAAARALDDPEGDADDAASLPSAR from the coding sequence GTGAACCTGGAGGTCCTCTTCGTCGGCACCGGCGGCTCCGCCCCGACCGCGCGCCGCGGGCTGCCGGCGCTCCTGGTGCAGCGCGGCGGCGAGCACGTGCTCGTCGACTGCGGCGAGGGGACCCAGCGCCAGCTCATGCGCTCCAGCGGCCTCGTCGAGCTCGACCTCGTGCTGCTCACGCACCTGCACGCCGACCACTGGCTGGGGCTCCCCGGGCTGCTGAAGACGTTCGACCTACGCGAGCGCGCGCGGCCGCTGACGGTGGCGGGCCCGGTCGGCACCCGGGCCGCCGTCGACGCGCTCCTGACGCTCTTCGGCCGCGTGCGCTACCCGCTCGAGGTCGTCGAGCTGGAGCCTGGGGACGAGCTGCGCCGCGACGGCTGGAGCGTCGACGCCCTCGGCGTGCAGCACCGCGCCACCGCCCTGGGGTACGCCCTCGTCGAGGACGACCGGCCCGGGCGGTTCGACGTCGACGCCGCGCGGGCGCTCGGGATCACGCACCCGCCGGACTTCGGGCGCCTGCAACGCGGCGAGGCGGTCGGCGACGTGACGCCCGAGCAGGTGATGGGGGAGAAGCGCTACGGGCGGCGGGTCGTCGTCTCGGGCGACACCCGCCCCTGCGACGCGGTGCGGGCGGCCGCCTGGCGCTGCGACCTGCTCGTCCACGAGGCGACGTTCACGGCCGAGCACGCGGCGCGCGCCCGCAAGACGGGCCACTCGACCGCGGCGCAGGCGGCGGCGCTCGCCGCCGAGGCCGAGGTCGGGCTGCTCGCCCTCGTGCACCTGTCGGCGCGCCACCGGCCGACGGAGGCGCTCGCCGAGGCGCGGGAGACCTTCGAGCACACCGTGATGCCGCGGGACTTCGACGTCGTCGACGTGCCGTTCCCCGAACGCGGCGATCCCGTGCTGCACGCGGGCGCCGGCCGCGCCGCGCGCCCCGGCGGCGACGACGCGGCGGCGCGCGCCCTCGACGATCCCGAGGGCGACGCCGACGACGCTGCTAGCCTCCCGTCCGCTCGTTAA
- a CDS encoding RNA-binding S4 domain-containing protein: MRDVEIRGDMIRLGQLLKLAGVVDSGGEAKVLLAEGLVRVNGEEDGRRGRQLHDGDVVVAEGHELRIVAAN, encoded by the coding sequence ATGCGCGACGTCGAGATCCGCGGCGACATGATCCGGCTGGGCCAGCTGCTCAAGCTCGCCGGCGTGGTCGACTCCGGGGGCGAGGCCAAGGTGCTGCTCGCCGAGGGGCTCGTCCGCGTCAACGGCGAGGAGGACGGCCGCCGCGGCCGCCAGCTGCACGACGGCGACGTCGTCGTCGCCGAGGGGCACGAGCTCCGCATCGTCGCTGCAAACTGA